One window of the Bradyrhizobium sp. NP1 genome contains the following:
- a CDS encoding DUF1775 domain-containing protein codes for MPKHPYLILCAVLVAAPASAHVELERGQAPIGSPYRAVFVVPHGCAGSPTVKLRVQIPEGVIAQEPAPKPGWTVETVKGKFAAEYDYKGGRVSDGIREIAWSGGKLPDKTREEFTVETYLADSLKPNTTLYFPVVQECEQGVSRWIEIPAQGAAHSHEGKWPAPGVKLAPPLQ; via the coding sequence ATGCCGAAGCATCCGTACCTGATCCTTTGCGCGGTATTGGTCGCAGCGCCGGCCAGCGCCCATGTCGAACTGGAGCGCGGCCAGGCCCCGATCGGCTCGCCCTACAGGGCGGTGTTCGTCGTGCCGCATGGCTGTGCCGGCTCGCCGACCGTCAAGCTCCGGGTGCAAATCCCCGAAGGCGTGATCGCACAGGAGCCGGCGCCGAAGCCGGGTTGGACCGTCGAGACGGTCAAGGGCAAATTCGCCGCCGAATATGACTACAAGGGCGGCAGGGTGTCCGACGGCATCAGGGAAATCGCCTGGAGCGGCGGCAAACTGCCGGACAAGACCCGCGAGGAGTTCACGGTCGAGACTTACCTTGCCGACAGCCTCAAGCCGAACACCACGCTCTATTTCCCCGTGGTGCAGGAGTGCGAGCAGGGGGTGAGCCGCTGGATCGAGATTCCGGCTCAGGGCGCGGCGCATTCGCACGAGGGCAAATGGCCGGCGCCCGGCGTGAAGCTCGCGCCCCCGCTGCAATAG
- a CDS encoding ribonuclease J, with the protein MARPDELVFAPLGGVGEIGMNLSVYGLGNRHQGSWLAVDLGVSFGDEEHLPGIDLIMPDIAFLEKERKNLVGLVLTHAHEDHFGALIDLWPRLRCPVYATKFSAALFEAKCAAERNPPKIPVTVVPSGGRVDIGPFNVEFIPVAHSIPESHALAIHTEIGTVLHTGDWKIDPTPIIGPPTDEKRLRELGDAGLLALVGDSTNAVRDGRSPSEAEVAKTITGLVKAARGRVAVTTFASNVARIRAVADAAKAADREVVVIGRAMERVVQVARETGYLQGVQNFRSPEVYGHLPPDKVLALCTGSQGEPRAALARIANDDHPEVTLNKGDCVIFSSRTIPGNEKAVGAIINGLVSQGVEIISDRTHLVHVSGHPRRDELNDIIAWTRPKLLIPVHGEALHLSEHAKLARAAGVPKVLTCRNGDLVKLGPGDPGIIDELPSGRLYKDGSILEDSKSRAVVERRRMGFAGCAFVAIAMTQNGELADDPEVDLVGIPEKNAAGEELDDIVFDVVVSTVQGLPRARRRDPDAVSESVRRAVRAAVNEHWGKKPPCLVHVLTV; encoded by the coding sequence ATGGCGCGCCCGGACGAACTGGTGTTTGCGCCGCTGGGCGGCGTCGGCGAGATCGGCATGAACCTGTCGGTCTATGGGCTCGGCAATCGCCACCAGGGTTCCTGGCTTGCGGTCGACCTCGGCGTCTCCTTCGGCGACGAGGAGCATCTGCCCGGCATCGACCTGATCATGCCCGACATCGCTTTCCTCGAGAAGGAACGGAAAAACCTGGTTGGGCTCGTGCTGACGCACGCCCATGAGGACCATTTCGGCGCCCTGATCGACCTCTGGCCGCGGTTGCGATGCCCTGTCTATGCGACCAAGTTCAGCGCCGCGCTGTTCGAGGCCAAATGCGCCGCCGAACGCAACCCGCCGAAGATTCCGGTGACCGTGGTGCCTTCGGGCGGCCGGGTCGACATCGGGCCGTTCAATGTCGAATTCATTCCGGTCGCGCATTCGATTCCGGAATCGCATGCGCTGGCGATCCACACCGAAATCGGCACGGTGCTGCATACCGGCGACTGGAAGATCGATCCCACCCCGATCATCGGCCCGCCCACCGACGAGAAACGGCTGCGGGAGCTGGGTGACGCCGGCCTCTTGGCGCTGGTCGGCGATTCCACCAACGCGGTGCGCGATGGCCGCTCGCCCTCGGAGGCCGAGGTCGCGAAGACCATCACCGGGCTCGTGAAGGCCGCGAGGGGCCGCGTCGCGGTCACCACCTTTGCCTCCAACGTCGCGCGGATCAGGGCGGTGGCGGACGCGGCGAAGGCGGCCGACCGCGAGGTCGTGGTGATCGGCCGCGCCATGGAGCGCGTAGTGCAGGTCGCGCGCGAAACCGGCTATCTCCAGGGCGTGCAGAATTTCCGCAGCCCCGAGGTCTATGGCCACCTCCCGCCCGACAAGGTGCTGGCGCTGTGCACGGGAAGCCAGGGCGAGCCACGCGCCGCGCTGGCGCGGATCGCCAACGACGATCACCCCGAGGTCACCCTGAACAAGGGCGATTGCGTGATCTTCTCCTCGCGCACCATCCCGGGCAACGAGAAGGCGGTCGGTGCCATCATCAACGGGCTGGTGTCGCAGGGCGTCGAGATCATCAGCGACCGCACCCACCTGGTTCACGTCTCCGGCCATCCGCGCCGCGACGAGCTCAACGACATCATCGCCTGGACGCGGCCGAAGCTGCTGATCCCCGTCCATGGCGAGGCGCTGCATCTGTCCGAGCATGCCAAGCTGGCGCGCGCGGCCGGCGTGCCGAAGGTCTTGACCTGCCGCAATGGTGACCTCGTCAAGCTCGGCCCCGGCGATCCCGGCATCATCGACGAGCTGCCTTCGGGGCGCCTCTACAAGGACGGCTCCATACTGGAGGATTCAAAATCGCGCGCCGTCGTCGAGCGGCGGCGGATGGGCTTTGCCGGCTGCGCTTTCGTTGCGATTGCGATGACGCAAAACGGAGAGCTCGCCGACGATCCGGAGGTGGATCTCGTCGGCATCCCCGAGAAGAATGCGGCCGGCGAGGAACTCGACGACATCGTGTTCGATGTGGTTGTATCCACCGTCCAGGGCCTGCCGCGGGCGCGGCGGCGCGATCCGGACGCGGTGTCGGAATCGGTGCGCCGCGCGGTGCGCGCCGCCGTCAACGAGCACTGGGGCAAGAAGCCGCCCTGTCTCGTGCATGTGCTGACAGTGTGA
- a CDS encoding DUF1467 family protein — protein sequence MVYTISTAFAIYFVLWWVTLFVTLPFGVRSQHETGEGAPGTDPGAPIVTRMGRKLIWTTLISAVIFSLGMAAYHAGYLSIERLSRLMGMPF from the coding sequence GTGGTCTACACCATCTCCACTGCGTTTGCGATCTACTTCGTGCTGTGGTGGGTCACGCTGTTCGTTACGCTGCCGTTCGGCGTGCGCAGCCAGCATGAAACCGGCGAGGGCGCGCCCGGCACCGATCCCGGCGCGCCGATCGTGACCCGGATGGGCCGCAAGCTGATCTGGACCACCCTGATCTCGGCGGTGATTTTTTCGCTCGGCATGGCCGCCTACCATGCGGGCTATCTTTCGATCGAGCGGCTGTCGCGGCTGATGGGAATGCCGTTCTAG
- a CDS encoding sialidase family protein → MPGRRSLLAAALALWPLAALAQMSHHNHASEAACEEIALRCASKVTPTFAREGTLWLAWMAGGQVLVAGSKDLGHSFSEPVAVTPEALNLDWGPDARPKIVVDGQGRIAVAFAIFRDKAFNGRVLYARSVDGGKSFAEPRPITSNDESQRFEALGLDPDGTVFAAWLDKRNRAPALARGEKYDGAGLFFASSSDGGASYSEARLVADNTCECCRLGLAFAGPGRPVIVFRNIFDGGVRDHAVVTFADPATPGPVHRVSTDDWQINACPHHGPSLSISDGGTYHVTWFTNGKARKGLFYARSQDQGATFSEPVPVGRADRSPSRPYVLAAGPQTAVVWKEFDGEKTTVNLMLSRDDGKTWSQPKAVAATSDTSDHPLLVSDGKRIFLSWMTKADGYRIESIEEAP, encoded by the coding sequence ATGCCAGGACGACGATCACTGCTCGCCGCAGCGCTTGCGCTCTGGCCACTCGCGGCGCTCGCCCAGATGAGCCATCACAACCATGCCTCGGAGGCCGCCTGCGAGGAAATCGCGCTGCGCTGCGCGAGCAAGGTCACGCCGACCTTCGCAAGGGAGGGAACGCTGTGGCTCGCCTGGATGGCGGGCGGGCAGGTTCTGGTCGCGGGCTCGAAGGACCTCGGCCACAGCTTCTCCGAGCCGGTTGCGGTCACCCCCGAAGCGCTCAACCTCGACTGGGGTCCCGACGCGCGGCCGAAGATCGTTGTCGACGGGCAGGGCCGGATCGCGGTCGCCTTTGCGATCTTCAGGGACAAGGCGTTCAATGGCCGCGTGCTCTATGCGCGCTCGGTCGACGGCGGCAAGAGCTTTGCCGAGCCGCGGCCGATCACGTCCAATGACGAGAGCCAGCGCTTCGAGGCGCTGGGGCTCGATCCAGACGGCACGGTGTTCGCGGCGTGGCTGGACAAGCGCAACCGCGCTCCGGCGCTTGCCCGCGGCGAGAAATATGACGGTGCGGGGCTGTTCTTCGCCTCATCCAGTGACGGCGGCGCCAGCTATTCCGAGGCGCGTCTCGTCGCCGACAACACCTGCGAATGCTGCCGCCTCGGGCTCGCCTTTGCCGGGCCCGGCCGGCCGGTCATCGTGTTCAGGAACATCTTTGACGGCGGCGTGCGCGACCACGCGGTGGTGACATTTGCCGATCCGGCAACGCCGGGTCCGGTCCATCGCGTCAGCACCGACGACTGGCAGATCAACGCGTGCCCGCATCACGGGCCGAGCCTGTCGATCTCGGACGGGGGAACCTATCACGTGACTTGGTTCACCAACGGCAAGGCGCGCAAGGGTCTGTTTTATGCCCGCTCGCAGGACCAGGGGGCGACGTTCTCCGAGCCCGTCCCGGTCGGCCGCGCGGATCGCAGCCCGTCACGGCCTTATGTGTTGGCGGCGGGTCCGCAAACGGCTGTTGTCTGGAAAGAGTTCGATGGCGAAAAGACCACCGTCAACCTGATGCTGTCGCGGGATGACGGGAAGACCTGGTCGCAGCCGAAAGCGGTCGCGGCAACCTCTGACACCTCCGACCATCCGCTGCTGGTCAGCGACGGGAAGAGGATCTTCCTGTCGTGGATGACCAAGGCCGACGGCTATCGCATCGAGTCGATCGAGGAGGCACCATGA
- a CDS encoding TonB-dependent receptor encodes MSRRYRALRGASYLAVQAVFAAPLSAAYAQSQTGDKVLPPVTIEAPKEARAKPAAQRPRTRAAAASRPNRRPAAAPAASPSAATVADGGKLTPAAARDSLNQAPLGQTETTIDRSRFDEQPAFSISDVLRDSPGVSIKQGNGPRDVGISIRGSNARNGFGIRNIVIFEDGFPVTQPDGLSRSDLIDPHAYAAIDVIRGPSSALYGNYATGGALNFRSRPGGTVDGAEYGVEGGSFGYLNNYMTFGKKVGNFEGSLFASDVRGDGFIQNSWFNTQTVNFLGTLQVTPDDRFTVKLINNDLSARLPIRLSLNQYYQNPFQQGCNTGATAATGCATVPLSNNGFNKVAGTDLETALQAGLGRNDRRSVVGARWEHDFDNQTTWRNQFVFDDRDISQPTGATSAIGDFPSFNYMSDVIRRGEILGMDSTTYFGGFYNTLTASSDTRNVIPGGYAALGRLSSNLFSDTTNYGVRAREELKLLPSLTAIAGIGWETTLLKGTNTAFTYTGAAGTTTSAITTADRQFQNTAPELALLYKLNSEWQLRARAATGYGTPQVSNLFVLSDGTSGNNTQLKTQTNLGYDLGADWTPNNAVKLSATAFYEFFRNELVTQATPVGAPNSSFTFNAPRSEHRGVELAADWRFQPGWRFTAAYTYLDEVYTEYVENLTNGAVFSFNRAGNKIPGISPNELTTRVGYDEFSGPLRGLGGFVELQWKDSFFMDNGNLLKAPGYELVNLNLHYKTDLVSDYLKSLNMYFEVRNLFDRTYVASANNVGNTVTAAGVQNPGVILAATQTGSIYAGSPRAFIAGMRIAFR; translated from the coding sequence ATGTCGCGTCGCTATCGTGCCCTCCGTGGTGCGAGCTATCTTGCCGTGCAGGCGGTATTTGCCGCACCCCTGTCGGCGGCCTATGCGCAAAGCCAAACCGGCGACAAGGTGCTGCCGCCGGTCACCATCGAGGCGCCGAAGGAAGCGCGCGCCAAGCCCGCGGCGCAAAGGCCGCGCACCCGCGCGGCTGCAGCAAGCAGGCCGAACCGGCGGCCTGCCGCTGCCCCCGCCGCCAGTCCTTCCGCCGCCACCGTCGCTGATGGTGGCAAGCTGACACCGGCCGCCGCACGCGACAGCCTGAACCAGGCTCCATTAGGCCAGACCGAGACCACGATCGACCGCAGCCGGTTCGACGAGCAACCAGCATTCTCGATCTCCGACGTGCTGCGCGACAGCCCGGGCGTCTCCATCAAGCAGGGCAACGGGCCGCGCGACGTCGGTATCTCGATCCGCGGCTCCAACGCGCGCAACGGCTTTGGCATCCGCAACATCGTGATCTTCGAAGATGGGTTCCCGGTCACCCAGCCGGACGGCCTGTCGCGCAGCGACCTGATCGACCCGCACGCTTACGCAGCGATCGACGTGATCCGCGGACCGTCGTCGGCGCTGTACGGCAACTACGCGACCGGTGGCGCGCTCAACTTCCGCAGCCGGCCGGGCGGCACCGTCGACGGCGCGGAATATGGCGTCGAGGGCGGCAGCTTCGGCTACCTCAACAATTACATGACGTTCGGCAAGAAGGTCGGCAACTTCGAGGGCTCGCTGTTTGCGAGCGATGTGCGCGGCGACGGCTTCATCCAGAACAGCTGGTTCAACACCCAGACCGTCAACTTCCTCGGCACGCTGCAGGTGACGCCCGACGACCGCTTCACGGTCAAGCTGATCAACAACGATCTGAGCGCGCGGCTGCCGATCCGGCTGTCGCTCAACCAGTACTACCAGAACCCGTTCCAGCAGGGCTGCAACACAGGGGCGACCGCCGCGACCGGCTGCGCGACGGTGCCGCTATCCAACAACGGCTTCAACAAGGTTGCTGGAACCGATCTGGAAACTGCCCTGCAAGCCGGGCTCGGCCGCAACGACCGGCGCTCGGTCGTCGGCGCGCGCTGGGAGCATGATTTCGACAACCAGACCACCTGGCGCAACCAGTTCGTGTTCGACGACCGCGACATCAGCCAGCCGACCGGCGCGACCAGCGCGATCGGCGATTTTCCGTCGTTCAACTACATGAGCGACGTCATCCGCCGCGGCGAAATCCTCGGCATGGATTCGACCACCTATTTCGGCGGCTTCTACAACACGCTCACGGCGTCCAGCGACACGCGCAACGTCATCCCCGGCGGTTACGCCGCGCTCGGCAGGCTGTCCAGCAACCTGTTCAGCGATACGACCAATTATGGCGTGCGGGCGCGGGAAGAGCTGAAGCTGCTGCCTTCGCTTACCGCGATTGCCGGCATCGGCTGGGAGACCACGCTGCTGAAGGGCACGAACACGGCCTTCACCTATACGGGCGCCGCGGGGACGACGACTTCCGCCATCACCACCGCGGACCGGCAATTCCAGAACACCGCGCCGGAGCTGGCGCTGCTCTACAAATTGAACAGCGAGTGGCAGCTCCGCGCGCGCGCCGCGACCGGCTACGGCACGCCGCAGGTCAGCAATCTGTTTGTGTTGTCCGACGGCACATCCGGCAACAACACGCAGCTCAAGACGCAAACCAACCTCGGCTACGACCTCGGCGCGGACTGGACGCCGAACAATGCGGTCAAGCTGAGCGCGACGGCCTTTTATGAGTTCTTCCGCAATGAGCTGGTGACCCAGGCGACGCCGGTGGGCGCGCCGAACTCAAGCTTCACCTTCAACGCGCCGCGCTCGGAGCATCGCGGCGTCGAACTTGCCGCCGACTGGCGGTTCCAGCCGGGCTGGCGGTTTACCGCCGCCTACACCTATCTCGACGAGGTCTACACCGAATATGTCGAGAACCTCACCAACGGAGCCGTCTTCAGCTTCAACCGCGCCGGCAACAAGATCCCCGGCATCTCGCCGAATGAGCTGACGACGCGCGTCGGCTATGACGAATTCTCCGGACCGTTGCGCGGGCTTGGCGGGTTCGTCGAGCTGCAGTGGAAGGATTCCTTCTTCATGGACAATGGCAACCTCTTGAAGGCGCCAGGCTATGAGCTCGTCAATCTCAACCTGCACTACAAGACCGATCTCGTGTCCGATTATCTGAAGTCGCTCAATATGTACTTCGAGGTGCGCAACCTCTTCGACAGGACCTATGTGGCGTCCGCCAACAATGTCGGGAATACGGTCACGGCGGCGGGCGTGCAGAATCCGGGCGTCATCCTCGCGGCGACGCAGACCGGCTCGATCTATGCCGGGTCGCCGCGGGCCTTCATCGCCGGCATGAGGATCGCGTTCCGATGA
- the mce gene encoding methylmalonyl-CoA epimerase yields the protein MLGRLNHVAIAVKDAKKAAKIYGAAFGAQISEAVPLPEHGVITVFVTLPNTKIEFIEPLGETSPIAKFLERNADGGIHHVCYEVADIIASRDVLIKEGARVLGDGEPRIGAHGKPVLFLHPKDFSGALVEIEQA from the coding sequence ATGCTCGGCCGGCTCAATCATGTGGCGATCGCGGTGAAGGACGCCAAAAAGGCCGCCAAGATCTATGGCGCCGCGTTCGGCGCGCAGATTTCGGAAGCCGTTCCGCTGCCCGAGCACGGCGTCATCACCGTGTTCGTCACCCTGCCGAACACCAAGATCGAGTTCATCGAGCCGCTCGGCGAGACCTCGCCGATCGCAAAATTCCTCGAGCGCAATGCCGATGGCGGCATCCATCATGTCTGCTACGAGGTCGCCGACATCATCGCCTCGCGCGATGTGCTGATCAAGGAGGGCGCGCGCGTGCTCGGCGATGGCGAGCCGAGGATCGGCGCGCACGGCAAGCCGGTGCTGTTCCTGCATCCGAAGGATTTCTCCGGCGCGCTCGTCGAGATCGAGCAGGCCTGA
- a CDS encoding DUF2946 family protein, with translation MSKFLPVVLVALMVQILAPVAACWAASIAASDPLQVAGAICHDSAGAAQDGQQGVPTGDPRAHGGSCAICCIANAGTSLDSPTPVALPTPYRQVARVVWHDQAPSLLTARAGSNTRARAPPSLS, from the coding sequence TTGAGCAAATTTCTTCCGGTCGTCCTGGTCGCACTGATGGTGCAGATCCTGGCGCCGGTTGCGGCATGCTGGGCGGCGAGTATCGCAGCATCCGACCCCCTGCAGGTCGCCGGCGCCATCTGCCACGACAGCGCAGGTGCAGCGCAGGATGGTCAGCAGGGCGTCCCGACCGGCGATCCGCGCGCCCATGGCGGCAGCTGCGCGATCTGTTGCATCGCCAATGCGGGCACCTCGCTCGATAGCCCAACGCCGGTTGCGCTTCCGACTCCCTACCGGCAGGTTGCGCGTGTCGTATGGCACGACCAGGCGCCAAGCCTGCTGACGGCACGCGCCGGCTCCAACACCCGGGCGCGCGCGCCGCCCTCTCTTTCCTGA
- a CDS encoding TlpA disulfide reductase family protein, which produces MKRELLTGAFLAALVLSAPASEMSSSLKPFERGSWPALLRAHAGHPTIVHFWGVTCGPCKVELPLLGQFMKEHPAIDVVTVSADLVPGMTDATRSMLDKAGLASAENWIFDDGYVERLRFEIDPLWQGDIPRTLLVAREGTVTTIEGSADMSDIEKWSNEQLAGKR; this is translated from the coding sequence ATGAAGCGCGAGTTGCTGACGGGGGCATTTCTGGCCGCGCTGGTGCTGTCGGCGCCCGCCTCCGAGATGTCCTCATCCCTCAAGCCGTTCGAACGCGGCAGCTGGCCGGCGCTGCTGCGGGCGCATGCCGGCCATCCGACCATCGTGCATTTCTGGGGCGTGACCTGTGGACCTTGCAAGGTCGAGCTTCCCTTGCTCGGCCAGTTCATGAAGGAGCATCCCGCGATCGACGTGGTGACGGTCAGCGCGGATCTGGTTCCCGGCATGACCGACGCCACCCGCTCGATGCTTGACAAGGCCGGCCTTGCCTCGGCCGAGAACTGGATCTTCGACGACGGCTATGTCGAGCGGCTGCGCTTCGAGATCGATCCGCTCTGGCAGGGCGACATCCCGCGCACGCTGCTGGTGGCGCGCGAGGGAACGGTCACGACGATCGAGGGCTCGGCCGACATGTCCGACATCGAAAAATGGAGCAATGAGCAGCTCGCCGGAAAACGATGA
- a CDS encoding copper chaperone PCu(A)C — protein MKQTTRLLACMALGAALLSAPARAEDVKAGDLVITQGWSRATPGGAKVGGGYLTIENKGSAPDRLIGVSTDAAGKVEVHEMATNNGVMTMRPLDNGLAIEPGKTVKLAPGGYHLMMMDLKAPLKQGDKVPLTLQFEKAGKVAVTLDVQGVGAQGPAGSGSGGTGMKKMQDHSGMKM, from the coding sequence ATGAAACAAACAACCCGCCTTCTGGCCTGCATGGCGCTTGGCGCGGCGCTGCTGTCAGCTCCCGCGCGCGCCGAGGACGTCAAGGCCGGCGACCTCGTGATCACGCAAGGCTGGAGCCGCGCCACGCCCGGCGGCGCCAAGGTCGGCGGCGGCTACCTCACGATCGAGAACAAGGGGTCGGCGCCGGATCGCCTGATCGGCGTTTCCACCGACGCCGCCGGCAAGGTCGAGGTGCACGAGATGGCCACGAACAACGGTGTCATGACCATGCGGCCGCTCGACAACGGCCTTGCGATCGAACCGGGCAAGACCGTCAAGCTCGCGCCCGGCGGCTACCATCTGATGATGATGGACCTCAAGGCGCCGCTCAAGCAGGGCGACAAGGTGCCGCTCACCCTGCAATTCGAGAAGGCCGGCAAGGTCGCCGTCACCCTCGACGTGCAGGGCGTCGGCGCGCAGGGCCCGGCGGGTTCGGGCAGCGGCGGCACGGGCATGAAGAAGATGCAGGACCATTCCGGCATGAAGATGTGA
- a CDS encoding CopD family protein, translating to MRWLAGLALLLLAVCQAGSASAHASLVSVEPRDGSVLREPPKRIELRFNESVTAGAINLIDATGRLREDAGVAAKDEAVVVTVPADLPNGTQIVSYRVISADGHPVAGAVTFSVGAPTATRPPPDLEAGVDGLIWLTRVGLYLGLFAGIGGVFFLRWIAGSRAAATPIAIALAIGIVCAVASIPLQGLDVLGLPLSGVIGTAPWKIALGTSLGPSLSIAIAAMLASSVALRSSSRRIGRIVSALSLAGVGLALAASGHAATAPPQALTRPAVFLHGTAVAFWLGALMPLLAILWRGKTAPLPVLHRFSKVAVPAVVILALTGIALAVVQLERPQALVETRYGILLSIKLALVFTLLGLAALNRFSLTPALARDPQATRPLARSILIECVLAAAILGVVSGWRFTPPPRTLVPDAPLAVHIHTDKAMFQVLVTPGRVGGNDFVLQLMNGDGSLLKAKEATLTLSQPDRGIEGVERPAVLGPDRFWHVPDVPLPTAGRWHMRIDALVTDFEKITLEDDFDVSTQ from the coding sequence ATGCGCTGGCTCGCTGGCCTTGCATTGCTGCTGCTGGCCGTCTGTCAGGCCGGCTCCGCGTCGGCGCATGCCTCGCTGGTCTCGGTCGAGCCGCGCGACGGCAGCGTGCTGCGAGAGCCGCCGAAGCGGATCGAGCTGCGTTTCAATGAAAGCGTGACGGCGGGCGCCATCAACCTGATCGACGCCACCGGCCGCCTGCGCGAAGATGCCGGCGTTGCGGCGAAGGACGAAGCGGTTGTCGTGACCGTGCCGGCCGACCTGCCGAACGGCACGCAGATCGTCAGCTACCGCGTGATATCGGCCGACGGCCATCCGGTGGCGGGCGCCGTGACCTTTTCGGTGGGCGCGCCGACCGCGACCAGGCCGCCGCCCGATCTCGAAGCGGGCGTCGACGGCCTGATCTGGCTGACCAGGGTGGGTCTCTATCTCGGGCTGTTCGCAGGGATCGGCGGCGTGTTCTTTCTGCGCTGGATCGCCGGATCGCGCGCTGCCGCGACGCCGATTGCCATTGCGCTTGCGATCGGCATCGTCTGCGCCGTCGCATCGATTCCATTGCAGGGGTTGGATGTGCTCGGCCTGCCGCTGTCCGGCGTCATCGGCACGGCGCCCTGGAAGATCGCGCTCGGCACCAGCCTCGGCCCGTCGCTGTCGATTGCCATCGCGGCGATGCTGGCGAGCAGTGTCGCCTTGCGGAGCAGCTCTCGGCGAATTGGCCGCATTGTCTCGGCCCTTTCGCTCGCGGGCGTAGGTCTCGCGCTTGCCGCCAGCGGCCATGCCGCGACCGCGCCGCCGCAGGCGCTGACCCGGCCGGCGGTGTTCCTGCACGGCACGGCGGTGGCGTTCTGGCTCGGTGCCTTGATGCCGCTGCTGGCAATCCTGTGGCGGGGGAAGACGGCGCCACTTCCGGTGCTTCACCGGTTCTCGAAAGTGGCTGTGCCGGCGGTAGTCATCCTGGCGCTGACGGGCATCGCGCTTGCCGTGGTGCAGCTCGAGCGGCCGCAGGCGCTGGTCGAGACGAGGTATGGCATTCTTCTCTCCATCAAGCTCGCGCTGGTGTTCACCCTGCTTGGTCTGGCCGCGCTCAACCGCTTCAGCCTCACGCCGGCGCTGGCGCGCGATCCACAGGCGACGCGGCCGCTGGCGCGTTCGATCCTGATCGAATGCGTGCTCGCGGCCGCTATCCTCGGCGTCGTCTCCGGCTGGCGTTTCACTCCGCCGCCGCGCACGCTCGTGCCGGACGCGCCGCTCGCGGTCCATATCCATACCGACAAGGCGATGTTCCAGGTGCTGGTGACGCCCGGCCGGGTCGGCGGCAATGATTTCGTGCTGCAATTGATGAACGGCGACGGCAGCCTGCTGAAGGCCAAGGAAGCAACGCTGACGCTGAGCCAGCCGGATCGCGGAATCGAAGGCGTCGAGCGGCCGGCGGTGCTGGGGCCCGACCGCTTCTGGCACGTTCCGGATGTGCCGCTGCCGACCGCCGGCCGCTGGCACATGCGGATCGACGCGCTCGTCACGGACTTCGAAAAGATCACGCTGGAAGACGATTTCGACGTTTCGACACAATAA